gagaaggagaagatgcTGATAGAGGTCAGCAGTTCGGGTGACAGGAAAGTGATCATCAGTCCTCCGGAGAAACCCAGCAAGAAGCCCCGGGACAACCAGATGGTGGTCGTTTTTGAAAAAGGCTCCCCAGGCCTCCAGTATCTAGACAGACGTAACTCTTATCCAGAATTCCAGCAGTACAAAGAAAGGGATACGGTGGCCGAGCGCCCCTCTCCGGCCAGTCTCTTGTCTATGGATGAGCTGGCTGCAATGGGACTCTCTCAGAGGCCAGTCTCCCTGGGTGTCGCCAGAGCCCCGCAGCCTTCATCCTTCGCCGCTAACCCGGTCATGTACCGGCCTCCGGTGTACATGGGTCCTCCTCTCGACTACGCCGGCTACCGCGGCAACATCCTCCAGGCTTCCCACTACGCCCCCATGGGCAACAGCAGCAACGTCCCCCAGGCCGTGAAGTACTGGGGAGGCTTCGGCGGTCACGCCCCGTCAGAAGTGTGCTCGCGGAACTGGCCCCGAGACTGGAAGCCGTCAGGAGAAGATCCTGCCCTGAATTTCCACTTGGTTCGCTTCCCCAGAAGCTCAGCGGCGAGCCAGGAGAGGATGACCGTCCAGGCGGGGATACCATCACATTCTTGTGCAGGCTGCGCAGCTGGTGCCCCGCCAGGGAGCCACTGGAAGGGAAGCCTGGGTTTCATTGACACCCACTGTCACTTGGACTTGCTCTTCTCCAAGATGTCTTTCCAAGGGTCCTTTAAGAAGTTCACGGAAATGTATAGCCAGTCCTTCCCAAAGGAATTTCAGGGCTGCATCTCTGATTTCTGTGATCCTCGCACACTGAAGGATGGCATGTGGGAAGATCTTCTGAAGGAGGATCTGGTCTGGGGGGCCTTTGGCTGTCACCCCCATTTTGCACGTTACTACAACGAGACTCAGGAGAGAAACATCCTGCAGGCCTTACGACACCCCAGGGCCGTGGCGTTTGGAGAAGTGGGTCTGGATTACTCCTACAAGTGCACCACCCCTGTCCAGCAGCAGCAGAAGGTATTTGAGAGGCAGCTGCAGCTGGCCGTGTCCCTGAACAAGCCCTTGGTGATCCACTGCCGGGAGGCTGACCAAGACCTGCTGGCCATCATGAAACGATACGTGCCTCCCGACTACAAGATCCATAGGCACTGCTTCACTGGCAGTTACCTGTTCGTTGAGCCCCTCTTGAAGTACTTCCCTAACATGTCTGTGGGTTTCACAGCCGTCCTGACCTACTCTTCGGCCTGGGAGACCCGGGATGCCCTGACGCATATCCCACTGGACAGAATCGTCGTGGAAACGGATGCTCCCTACTTCCTGCCTCGGGGGGTTCCCAAAAGCCTTTGCCAGTATGCCCACCCGGGCCTGGCCCTGTACACGGTTCGAGAGATCGCCAGAATCAAAGGTCAGCCGCTCACCCAAATCTTGGCCACCTTGCGTGAGAACACCAACTACATCTACAATATTTAAGCCAGGAGGGAGTGGCCAGGCGTCTTCCAGAAAAGGGAGACCAGCGGCCTGACAGCACGGACTCGATGTGAACTCTGCCTGCGTCTCGAGGTCAAGACGTGTTCCAGAAGCCCactagaacaggaaaaaaaagaccgTGGCGGACTGTTTTCTTCAAAACCTCTTCGTAAGACTTCTCCTTGTGACTGGTAGGATGGGGTGCAGAATGGCAGGATGGGTAGGGGGAACTACCCTCGATGTGCCCGGACGGACAGTAAGAAAAGAAAGCGTTCCATAGGGTACAAGTTGGCTAAATCCAACTGCCTGTTCTCTGCATCCTGGGGCTTTGGTTGCTGCATAAAGTCACCCTCCTACTGgcctttaaaaaacagaacaaacaaaaaaggaacgtGGGAGTTTCAAAGGGAGCCCGGTGATTTGTTCTGTGGGTTCCCCAAACGTAGTTGTTGTTATAGGAATTCTCTAACCCGTACGGTTTGTCGTTAAATTCATCACTCAGTGACTGCGACTTGCAGTCTCTTGTTTCTAAAGATAAGCCAACACTAGCATTTCATCTCAAAGGCCATGGATTTAGGTAAAAATTAGCCCATGAATAGGCAGaacgggctgggggcggggggccggcggGCTCTCCGTGGAGGCACTTCGAGCCACGACGGGAGCCAGGTCAGTTGAATCTTGGAACAGCGCCGAGATGAGTTTTGCATCTGAACTGAACTCCCAAAGCTTGTGTGATTCCCAATCTCTTCACGGAACCAGTGTATTAATAGCAACTGCTATTCAGATTGCTCTGTTAACAAGGCCCAACTGTATGCCACTCAGAAATACTGTTTTCCTGGAGGACAGAAACAGAGGAGCTTTAGCTTCCCACTTGGCAAACAGCCGTCCTCCCGGAGAAATTTGCAGGAACTcccattttaggaaaatattggAGTTCTGAAACTTAGTTCTGCCAGCCAAAACACACACCTAAATCCAAGAGCCCCATTATCGGATGAGAAGGgccattttactttatttttttaatgtttgtttatttttgagcgcgagcaagttggggagggggagagggagagagagagtcccaaacagtcccaagtcagcgcagagcccgacgtggggcctccagccccacatcccgtgacaccgtgacctgagctggaatcaagagtcggatgtttaacagacggagccacccaggcgccccaaggagtgCCATCCGTTTTAAAGACGGAAAATTTCTTTTATCCTCAAAAACCGACTTGATGAAAACGGGCCCAGCGTTCGCTAGACTTCTCTGGGTTCCTGTGTGTCCTTTTATCTGGATCCCAGAAAAATCCGCTGGCTCCCCCTCTGGTCCTCGGCTCAAAAGTCTCCTCCacagggaagccctccctgaccaccaAATACATAATGCTCCCCTCCTCACCTGGGAGGAAGAAACTCCCTGGCTTACTGTTTGGCTTTCATCATACCGCTTGGCACAGGCTGGATTGTGTTGTTAGTCTGCCTGTGCGTTCATTGGTTCTCCTCCCCACTAGGTTTAGAAGCTTGCCATTCATCACGCCCGATGAACACACACCTTGTACATACACCCTTTGTTAGAACAGTATCTGGAACAGTGCAGGCCCTCAGCAAAGACTTAACGGAGTTACTGTCTCCCTGGATGGGATAAGTGACGTCACTGACACCTGGGAGTGAAGTGACAGTA
This region of Felis catus isolate Fca126 chromosome X, F.catus_Fca126_mat1.0, whole genome shotgun sequence genomic DNA includes:
- the LOC102900823 gene encoding putative deoxyribonuclease TATDN2, translated to MASLEDARRLGGKIPIQSSSDSEPAARAEGQHREAVDSNKVKGKSATLHDPTSSSNYMKALQGILGKFIPKGQPSRGAKPSTSEHRETGGETARVVTLSAPRETQALAPVVREKEKMLIEVSSSGDRKVIISPPEKPSKKPRDNQMVVVFEKGSPGLQYLDRRNSYPEFQQYKERDTVAERPSPASLLSMDELAAMGLSQRPVSLGVARAPQPSSFAANPVMYRPPVYMGPPLDYAGYRGNILQASHYAPMGNSSNVPQAVKYWGGFGGHAPSEVCSRNWPRDWKPSGEDPALNFHLVRFPRSSAASQERMTVQAGIPSHSCAGCAAGAPPGSHWKGSLGFIDTHCHLDLLFSKMSFQGSFKKFTEMYSQSFPKEFQGCISDFCDPRTLKDGMWEDLLKEDLVWGAFGCHPHFARYYNETQERNILQALRHPRAVAFGEVGLDYSYKCTTPVQQQQKVFERQLQLAVSLNKPLVIHCREADQDLLAIMKRYVPPDYKIHRHCFTGSYLFVEPLLKYFPNMSVGFTAVLTYSSAWETRDALTHIPLDRIVVETDAPYFLPRGVPKSLCQYAHPGLALYTVREIARIKGQPLTQILATLRENTNYIYNI